The sequence TATAAGGGAAAATAGGAATATCATCATATCTgaaggcaaaataataataacttaaaATGGTTGAATTCCAGAAACTTATGATTTCAGATGAAAAGGagaataaattagaaaaacatgATCACAAATCAGTAGGAAGAATCAGAACCAACTGTCCTGCCATATTCtcccttaaaaaaatttttctgccttccctcttcagaaaagtaCCAAAGTAAAGGGCTTAGAGACCCTCAAATGGATACTACTTAAAAAGGCAATTTTGATGGTTTAACAGAGAAATCACCCTaatatgagaacacaacataggAATTATTCAAGATATGCCTTCCTATGCAAAATTTAGTCTATATCTATGTTAGCATTTTAAATGAGCATTTTGCAACCGAGACCAAATATCGATCATCTCTTGAGGTTTTCTACTGTGTACTAACATCAGATCTACATAGGAACAAATGTTATTCCTGCTTTTCTCTTCTATATCAAATGTTCTGAAGCCTTTGTGCTTCTCTGGAACGAGGCCGAGTTTCTGAAGGCACATTCCAGTATAGACGTCGTCGATGGGGTAGAGGTGGACCCGGTCAGTTATATTGTACAACCTCAGGGCCAGGCGGCCAGAGTAGAGGAACCCACCGCCCCCCGCGTAGGGCGGGTAGACACCAGAGTAAACAACTTCTGGGATGTAGTACTTCAGCTTCTTATCCCGATGAGGTCCAGCGTTGTGGATCACATCACCTATAAACAAATCTTTGGCTTTGTTCTTGGATAAGCTATTCAAGTAATTCAGGATGTGATGGGTGTTCACAAAAACATCATCGTCGCCCTTGAAAATGAACTCGGCGTTTGGGCAGGAAGTGCTCACCCACCTGAGAAACAGCACTTCTTTCAGAGACAAGTTGAAGAAAGTGTCTCTGTAATTCCACATGAGAATGTCTTGGTGCTTCTCACTCTCGAATTTCAGCATGTCTGACAGGTTGGGGTGGTTGTCCTCCGGGGGGGTCTGGCCCAGCAAGAAGACGCGCACCACTGTCTGGTTCCCCACGTTGGTTTCTCTGCCCCAAGACTCGCGAATGGCTTGCCTCCTAGCGAAATGTGGGGTGAGTGACTTGATCGCCAGCAACAGGAAGGGTTTCTTTGCACACTTCTCCGGTTGATCTATAAGCAGTGAATAATTTCGACATCTCAAATAGAGCAAAAAGTCTTTAAACCTATCCGGCAAATTGTTAAAACCAGTAACTACGGAGGTAACCCTCAAGTCAGGTTCACAATAATTCAGATGGCTGACATTGGAAAACCCGTATATTTCTCCCGTCTGGTTGACCAACATGCTCAAAATGGGATTGTACCGCTTGTTCAGCTTTTCTTGTTCTCTGTTCCAATATGCCACAGGAGGTTCAGTTATCTTCCAGAACTTCTCTTTCGGTATTATTACTTccccctttccatttttttcttgggTACTGCTTTTGGAGACTTCCACAATCaaataaatgaagacatttaCCATCATCAGGATGCCCAACAATTTTATTCTTCGACGTCCAACACTCATTTCTCATATCTGGAATAAAGGGGAGAAGGATATTAtattaattacataattttaaatttacatttgctcatacattttaatttatttcacttgCCTCGTTGTCTCTGTCTCCCCTGGAATAGTGGTTTGGAACATGGATCCTGAAGTCACATAAATAATGGCCCTACCACTCCAGCTTTGTGGCCACAGGCAAGTTAAATAATCTGTGTCTCAGCTTCTCCATCTATAAAAGGGAGATAATAACCCACTTCATAGGATGGTTGTGAGGACTATATGGTTTTATGtcagaacagtgcctgacccCTAGCA is a genomic window of Choloepus didactylus isolate mChoDid1 chromosome 17, mChoDid1.pri, whole genome shotgun sequence containing:
- the B3GNT2 gene encoding N-acetyllactosaminide beta-1,3-N-acetylglucosaminyltransferase 2, with the protein product MSVGRRRIKLLGILMMVNVFIYLIVEVSKSSTQEKNGKGEVIIPKEKFWKITEPPVAYWNREQEKLNKRYNPILSMLVNQTGEIYGFSNVSHLNYCEPDLRVTSVVTGFNNLPDRFKDFLLYLRCRNYSLLIDQPEKCAKKPFLLLAIKSLTPHFARRQAIRESWGRETNVGNQTVVRVFLLGQTPPEDNHPNLSDMLKFESEKHQDILMWNYRDTFFNLSLKEVLFLRWVSTSCPNAEFIFKGDDDVFVNTHHILNYLNSLSKNKAKDLFIGDVIHNAGPHRDKKLKYYIPEVVYSGVYPPYAGGGGFLYSGRLALRLYNITDRVHLYPIDDVYTGMCLQKLGLVPEKHKGFRTFDIEEKSRNNICSYVDLMLVHSRKPQEMIDIWSRLQNAHLKC